A single window of Salvia splendens isolate huo1 chromosome 6, SspV2, whole genome shotgun sequence DNA harbors:
- the LOC121806319 gene encoding E3 ubiquitin-protein ligase AIRP2-like, protein MEMMHYQQLVRTSYKDSLSLLETDIQHANALAAAIPKAKGGARLQMKLVCNHLAPLFLYLLKWFDCSCAYFLPRIMNPYHILIYKVYTDGRPKISTIGRKATIKDFYAVILPSLEQLHFDLVELDDADCKSIARKSLSEKRSEGDAASDSERDSECGICLEACTKMVMPNCCHAMCINCYRDWSTRSESCPFCRGSLRRVESRDLWVLTGKDEVIERGAVSMEDLRRFYLYIRNLPKDIPDALFLMYYEYLI, encoded by the exons ATGGAGATGATGCATTACCAGCAATTGGTGAGGACTTCTTACAAGGATTCTTTGAGTTTGTTGGAGACTGATATTCAACATGCAAATGCTTT GGCTGCTGCAATCCCTAAAGCGAAGGGAGGTGCACGTCTTCAAATGAAGCtagtctgcaaccacctcgcaCCTCTGTTTCTGTATTTACTTAAATGGTTCGACTGTTCCTGCGCGTATTTCCTGCCAAGAATCATGAATCCTTATCACATACTCATTTATAAG GTGTATACAGACGGAAGGCCAAAGATTTCAACAATTGGGCGAAAAGCGACCATCAAAGACTTCTACG CGGTGATACTGCCATCCCTCGAGCAGCTCCACTTCGACTTGGTAGAGCTGGACGACGCCGACTGCAAAAGCATTGCTCGGAAAAGCCTCAGCGAGAAGAGATCGGAAGGAGACGCCGCCTCGGATTCCGAGAGAGACAGCGAATGCGGAATATGCTTGGAGGCTTGCACGAAGATGGTAATGCCCAACTGCTGCCACGCGATGTGCATCAACTGCTACCGAGACTG GAGTACAAGGTCCGAGTCGTGCCCGTTCTGCCGGGGTAGTCTGAGACGAGTCGAGTCGAGAGACCTGTGGGTGCTGACGGGCAAGGACGAAGTGATCGAGCGTGGGGCCGTGTCGATGGAGGACTTGAGACGATTCTACCTGTATATTAGAAATCTGCCGAAGGATATACCAGATGCTTTGTTCTTGATGTATTATGAATATTTGATATGA
- the LOC121807478 gene encoding myosin-11-like, which produces MEMEDNDERKGSPSAGEGEGFAPVDATEAETAADSVDQIDSVTRSEGSALDSFQSLPRDTMVADDVVKEDTFVDCPDEIEVSESQQNSEEKDNSQDNLQDDQADESDSGIKVPEMIDEIEQLRDKLEKSVSEKEKLAQDYEGERAVLMQELSQLLHQLKVSHEQRLAADDRAHEFINHHQNEFVTLDATTVGSGASLHEIISDCSRLLEITTNERQQTEEKLRVQLETDRHIEETANRILSSLPMVDHHDQLWDRSLIEKVYSIEKSVAFVVEKYSILVSGSDQLKGCLNEVGLDFNNIDEIGTFSLAHDKILELRRNEEDMHQKLSNLENENRNLGELLEKQNSALENVNAEIQRLSAEVEQEKNRYANSKEKLSMAVTKGKALVQQRDSLRQLLQEKTSEFDRCTIELQEKSTALEAAEMAKEMVASSEKFAASLQESLAEKEMILQKCGEILSESLETKELQPTDIAETIRWLADENRSLKDISVQYHKLTDALSSFDFPEVVASSELDVRVHYLAESSFVFKEEATKLQQELTKAIEAANREIEHLTTSLLAEIQEKTDLQTEVEALRSNHEAYERSQNEITETKQSVNNEIDRLTSSLLVESQEKGHLQEELENLRQKYEGLVEKEYQVSLEKVKIVGILLDASGLADDDHREARPENTDTSTIIDYCVAKIRENASAAEPSLAKAELFESFTSLLYVRDLEMTLYKQIIEEGTSEREQVCQLSEELKLKTLELNSLKDEKAAMQKSLDQIEDRCALVKEKLSMAVKKGKGLVQERENLKGSINEKNAEIDNLKSELQQYVAKCAEFQDQISKLLVDVERISLLERDLASTTEQKDQLEQFLTESNTMLQRVTQSIEGISTPTDLFFNEPAEKLRWLAGYLSDSEISKTQIEQELRSVNDEASSLASKLSEAQAVIKSLEDALSVVEKSRSDLLDEKKELEVSKALLEEELQKEKEKASSYTSKYDELLVSSKALEDALSITEDNVSRLTNERDVAVEGKSLAEEQLNKLKEMLSVNVKKLDDADKIIQSLEDELSQAQKNASLLVEENSKVQTGQADLDGEIKRIREEADLLATKLAESSVTIQSLEGELLNSQNNMADLVREKENAEKEINSLTSKLESCMEELSGNQSSIQSRSLELSGQFDRLQLLLKDDTLSTLLGQCFQRKFESLKSLDFLIKEIWNCSLEMDSDMPQNSPIVKDDSLLSTTFPSNTDIAPNLELLNDEGNAVDGESMFDIENMMKRYHVRSKILADNFNKLSALFDESMDAMLRGLNLRKDEIVNAMKYTSSLKDQVKEIETDKKRQEDTIVSLERDIRSLVSACTDATHGLELNNKEVVSKLISIDELVNLDGRIPMDSEADIDDEEITLATDHVKTAQKLILAARRNQDLGMVFQDAISKLMDMTGNMQNKLKQAQKTSDEILEERDLYKDKILKLETDLKVQQSLHTEMTIKLEDMQSMLRETQVTCDEALKERDLYKEKILKSETDMKAQQDEINEMAIKLEDQRKREAELSSSLSKFRDREAELSSSLSKFHELEETLSASQVKSVLDKIKLINVPDGAFVFGDSDKSASVRKLFYVIDSFSDYMEKVSSLSHQNGELHSTIDKQILDIEQLKRQVEEHASNEKNSDKLNKLLELESGLQLIAKKLGAGDVMDDSKVNGELWLLPLLEKLVVAVMHESETLKLKNEDLSAKLLGAQKAVDDLSNKVKLLEETSKSRAILPEIDRERGKSIASLSTQTEIAEMQDVEGLGNSNNSPVSSAAHVRPLRKGSGDHLAINIESESERLINDKGREEDKGHAFKPLVTSGMIPRHGRTVADRIDGFWVNGSRALMSHPRGRLGVIAYWLVLHIWLFGTLL; this is translated from the exons ATGGAAATGGAAGATAATGACGAGAGAAAAGGCTCTCCATCAGCTGGGGAAGGCGAGGGATTTGCTCCTGTCGATGCAACAGAAGCTGAGACAGCTGCCGATTCAGTTGATCAG ATAGATTCCGTCACCCGAAGCGAGGGATCTGCATTGGATTCTTTTCAAAGTTTACCAAGAGACACAATGGTAGCAGATGATGTGGTAAAGGAGGATACATTTGTTGATTGTCCGGATGAAATAGAAGTTTCCGAATCCCAACAAAATTCTGAGGAGAAGGATAATTCACAAGATAATTTACAAGATGATCAAGCTGATGAATCAGATAGTGGAATCAAAGTCCCTGAAATGATAGATGAGATAGAACAGTTGCGGGATAAACTTGAGAAGAGTGTTTCTGAGAAAGAGAAATTGGCACAAGACTATGAG GGAGAAAGAGCAGTGCTTATGCAAGAACTTTCCCAACTCCTTCACCAGTTGAAGGTTTCGCATGAGCAACGCCTTGCAGCAGATGACAGAGCTCATGAATTCATTAATCATCATCAGAATGAATTCGTGACTCTGGATGCAACAACTGTGGGATCTGGTGCCTCTTTGCATGAGATTATAAGTGATTGCTCTAGGTTGCTTGAAATCACTACCAATGAGCGTCAGCAGACCGAGGAGAAACTGAGAGTGCAGCTTGAGACTGATCGGCATATTGAGGAAACTGCAAACAGGATTCTATCATCCCTTCCCATGGTGGATCATCACGATCAACTGTGGGACAGGTCGCTCATAGAAAAGGTATATAGTATCGAGAAATCTGTCGCATTTGTGGTTGAAAAGTATAGCATTCTTGTTTCTGGAAGTGACCAGCTTAAGGGATGTTTAAATGAGGTAGGATTAGATTTCAACAACATTGATGAAATCGGAACTTTTTCCTTGGCCCATGATAAGATTCTCGAACTCAGAAGAAATGAAGAGGATATGCACCAAAAACTTAGcaatttagaaaatgaaaataggAATTTGGGGGAACTGTTAGAGAAACAAAACTCAGCTCTTGAAAATGTGAATGCAGAAATTCAAAGACTTAGTGCAGAAGTTGAACAAGAAAAGAACAGGTATGCAAACTCAAAAGAGAAGCTTAGCATGGCCGTGACAAAAGGAAAGGCATTGGTACAACAGAGAGATTCGCTAAGGCAGTTGTTGCAAGAGAAAACTAGTGAGTTTGATAGATGCACAATTGAACTCCAAGAGAAGTCAACTGCCTTAGAGGCTGCAGAAATGGCAAAGGAAATGGTTGCATCTAGTGAAAAATTTGCTGCTTCGCTGCAAGAGTCTCTTGCAGAGAAGGAAATGATTCTTCAGAAATGTGGAGAAATATTATCCGAGAGTTTGGAAACTAAGGAACTTCAGCCAACGGATATCGCTGAAACGATCAGATGGCTTGCAGATGAAAACAGATCACTCAAGGATATATCTGTACAATATCATAAACTGACTGATGCATTATCGTCCTTTGATTTTCCTGAAGTAGTGGCTTCAAGTGAATTAGATGTGCGTGTCCATTACCTTGCAGAATCATCTTTTGTGTTTAAAGAAGAAGCTACGAAGTTGCAACAGGAGCTAACTAAAGCAATAGAGGCTGCAAACAGGGAGATAGAGCATCTTACCACATCACTTTTAGCTGAAATACAAGAGAAAACTGATCTTCAAACAGAAGTGGAGGCCTTAAGAAGTAATCATGAAGCTTATGAAAGGTCACAAAATGAGATAACTGAAACTAAGCAGTCTGTAAACAATGAGATTGATCGCCTAACATCGTCTCTTTTAGTGGAATCACAGGAGAAGGGCCATCTTCAGGAGGAACTGGAGAACCTGAGACAGAAATACGAAGGATTAGTGGAAAAGGAATATCAGGTTTCACTGGAGAAAGTTAAGATAGTAGGCATATTGCTGGATGCATCTGGACTTGCGGATGATGATCACAGAGAGGCTCGTCCAGAGAACACTGATACGAGCACCATTATTGATTATTGTGTTGCAAAGATTAGGGAAAATGCATCTGCTGCCGAACCTTCACTAGCAAAAGCAGAGTTATTTGAAAGCTTCACAAGTCTTCTGTATGTCAGAGATCTGGAAATGACTCTATATAAGCAAATAATAGAGGAAGGTACATCAGAAAGGGAACAGGTCTGTCAATTGTCGGAGGAGTTGAAATTGAAAACTCTAGAACTTAATTCACTCAAGGATGAGAAAGCCGCCATGCAGAAAAGCCTTGATCAGATAGAGGATAGATGTGCTTTAGTGAAGGAGAAGTTATCTATGGCGGTCAAAAAAGGCAAGGGGCTCGTTCAAGAACGGGAAAACCTGAAAGGTTCTATAAATGAAAAGAATGCTGAAATTGATAATTTGAAGTCTGAACTGCAGCAATATGTGGCCAAATGTGCTGAATTCCAAGATCAGATCTCGAAGTTGTTAGTTGATGTAGAACGTATATCTCTATTGGAGAGAGACCTAGCCTCTACCACGGAACAAAAAGATCAACTTGAGCAGTTCTTAACAGAGAGCAACACTATGCTACAAAGAGTCACACAGTCCATTGAAGGCATTAGTACTCCGACTGATCTCTTCTTCAATGAGCCCGCAGAGAAGTTAAGATGGCTCGCTGGATATCTCAGTGATAGTGAAATTTCAAAGACACAAATTGAACAAGAACTGAGGAGTGTAAACGACGAAGCCAGTTCATTGGCCAGCAAATTGTCCGAAGCCCAGGCAGTGATAAAATCACTTGAAGATGCCTTATCGGTTGTAGAAAAAAGCAGGTCTGATCTCTTGGATGAGAAGAAAGAACTTGAGGTTTCCAAGGCTCTCTTGGAGGAAGAGCTGCAGAAGGAAAAAGAGAAAGCTTCTTCATATACAAGCAAGTATGACGAGCTTCTTGTGAGTTCAAAAGCACTTGAAGATGCTCTGTCAATAACAGAGGACAATGTTTCCAGGTTAACGAACGAGAGAGATGTAGCGGTAGAAGGCAAATCTCTTGCTGAAGAGcaactaaataaattaaaggAGATGCTTTCTGTCAATGTTAAAAAACTGGACGACGCCGACAAAATTATCCAGTCCCTTGAAGATGAATTGTCTCAGGCACAGAAGAATGCGTCGCTACTTGTTGAAGAAAACAGTAAAGTTCAAACTGGCCAAGCTGATTTGGATGGTGAGATAAAGAGAATTAGAGAAGAAGCTGACTTGCTTGCTACTAAGCTTGCTGAATCCTCCGTAACAATCCAATCGCTTGAGGGAGAATTACTAAATTCACAGAATAACATGGCAGATCTGGTTCGGGAAAAAGAAAATGCTGAGAAAGAGATAAATTCACTTACCTCTAAACTGGAATCTTGTATGGAAGAGTTATCTGGCAACCAAAGTAGCATACAGAGTCGGAGTTTAGAGCTCTCTGGTCAGTTTGACAGACTTCAGTTACTTCTAAAAGATGATACGCTTTCAACCTTGCTTGGGCAATGTTTCCAGAGAAAATTTGAGAGCCTAAAGAGCTTAGATTTTCTAATTAAAGAGATCTGGAACTGTTCCCTGGAGATGGACTCTGATATGCCGCAAAACAGTCCTATCGTGAAG GATGATTCGCTCCTTTCAACTACTTTCCCGTCTAACACTGATATTGCTCCAAACTTGGAATTGTTGAATGATGAGGGAAATGCAGTCGATGGTGAGAGCATGTTTGACATTGAGAACATGATGAAAAGATATCACGTGAGAAGCAAAATTCTGGCTGATAATTTCAATAAGTTGTCCGCACTTTTTGATGAATCTATGGATGCTATGTTGAGAGGGTTAAACTTAAGGAAGGACGAAATAGTCAATGCCATGAAATATACATCCTCTCTCAAAGATCAAGTCAAGGAAATTGAAACAGATAAGAAGAGACAGGAGGATACTATAGTGTCACTGGAACGTGATATCAGAAGTTTGGTGTCTGCTTGTACTGATGCCACTCATGGATTGGAGTTGAATAATAAGGAAGTTGTGTCCAAGCTGATATCTATTGATGAATTGGTAAACCTAGATGGCAGAATTCCCATGGATTCGGAAGCAGATATTGATGATGAAGAGATAACACTTGCTACTGACCATGTAAAGACGGCTCAGAAGCTAATACTTGCTGCGAGACGGAATCAAGATCTTGGTATGGTGTTTCAGGATGCTATAAGTAAGTTGATGGATATGACAGGGAATATGCAGAACAAACTGAAACAGGCTCAGAAGACTTCCGATGAAATCTTGGAAGAGAGAGATCTATACAAAGATAAAATCTTGAAATTGGAGACTGATCTGAAAGTACAGCAAAGCTTGCATACTGAGATGACTATCAAACTAGAAGATATGCAGAGCATGCTGAGAGAAACTCAAGTAACTTGTGACGAAGCCTTGAAAGAAAGAGATCTATACAAAGAAAAAATCTTGAAATCGGAAACTGATATGAAAGCACAGCAAGATGAAATTAATGAAATGGCAATCAAGCTAGAAGATCAGAGGAAAAGAGAAGCAGAATTGTCTTCTTCATTATCCAAATTTCGTGATAGAGAAGCAGAATTGTCTTCTTCCTTATCCAAATTCCACG AACTGGAGGAGACTTTATCGGCATCTCAAGTTAAATCCGTTCttgataaaataaaactgaTCAATGTACCTGATGGTGCATTTGTGTTCGGAGATTCAGATAAGTCAGCCAGTGTAAGAAAGCTGTTCTATGTGATAGATAGTTTTAGTGACTATATGGAGAAGGTAAGCTCGCTATCTCATCAGAATGGAGAGCTTCACTCAACCATTGATAAGCAGATACTCGACATTGAACAGCTGAAGAGGCAAGTCGAAGAGCATGCATCCAATGAGAAAAATTCCGATAAGCTGAACAAGTTGTTAGAGCTGGAATCAGGTTTACAGCTTATTGCAAAGAAGCTGGGTGCCGGTGATGTGATGGATGATTCCAAAGTAAATGGGGAATTATGGCTCCTTCCCTTGCTCGAAAAACTAGTTGTAGCCGTGATGCACGAATCTGAAACTTTGAAGCTAAAAAATGAAGATCTTAGTGCTAAACTGCTCGGGGCCCAAAAGGCTGTGGATGATTTGTCGAACAAGGTTAAATTACTAGAAGAGACTAGTAAATCGAGAGCCATTCTACCAGAGATAGACCGGGAAAGAGGAAAATCCATAGCTTCCTTGTCTACTCAGACGGAGATAGCAGAAATGCAAGATgtg GAAGGACTTGGCAACAGCAACAACAGTCCTGTTTCATCTGCTGCCCATGTGCGCCCATTGAGGAAGGGTTCTGGCGATCACCTTGCTATCAATATCGAATCTGAGTCCGAACGGTTGATTAATGATAAGGGACGCGAGGAAGATAAAG GTCATGCATTCAAGCCGTTGGTTACTTCTGGTATGATTCCTAGACATGGGAGAACAGTTGCAGATCGCATTGATGGATTCTG GGTGAACGGGAGTCGAGCTTTGATGAGTCATCCGAGAGGAAGGTTAGGAGTCATTGCGTACTGGCTCGTCTTACATATTTGGTTATTCGGCACATTATTGTGA